Proteins encoded within one genomic window of Oryza glaberrima chromosome 12, OglaRS2, whole genome shotgun sequence:
- the LOC127756721 gene encoding transcription repressor OFP8-like: protein MSTAASRARRGGGGGGGRHFPVGGGRWRHVPVVDTGCGCRPRRPRQLLMSLPSFLRPSALKPPVPRSTSSHSSSFFPSSASTASFSSSSAATYTTTYSSSSATNQYPYYGKAAAAAPVTVTTNNHGKSSSSSSAAAAARRRPSRKKRYEKMAAAEEEEDVGVAVEKESSDPRADFRESMVQMVVEMGLCGWDDLRCMLRRLLALNAPRHHAAILTAFAEVCAQLAAPPAPAPPPPPQPTAAYHYHYYHY, encoded by the coding sequence ATGTCAACGGCGGCGAGCAgagcgcggcggggcggcggcggtggcggcgggaggcattttccggtgggcggcgggcggtggcgccaCGTGCCGGTGGTTGACACCGGCTGCGGCTGCCGGCCTCGCCGGCCGAGGCAGCTGCTGATGAGCCTCCCGTCGTTTCTCCGGCCGTCGGCCCTGAAGCCGCCGGTGCCGAGGAGCACGAGCTCgcactcctcctccttcttcccctcgTCGGCGTCCACCGCGTCgttctcgtcgtcctccgccgccacctacaCCACCacgtactcctcctcctccgccaccaacCAGTACCCGTACtacgggaaggcggcggcggcggcgccggtgacggtGACGACGAACAACCACGggaagtcgtcgtcgtcgtcgtcggcggcggcggcggcgaggaggaggccgagcagGAAGAAGAGGTACgagaagatggcggcggcggaggaggaggaggacgtcggggtggcggtggagaaggAGTCGTCGGACCCGCGCGCCGACTTCCGGGAGAGCATGGTGCAGATGGTGGTGGAGATGGGGCTGTGCGGGTGGGACGACCTCCGCTGcatgctccgccgcctcctcgccctcaACGCGCCGCGCCACCACGCTGCCATCCTCACCGCCTTCGCCGAGGTCTGCGCCcagctcgccgcgccgccggctcccgctcctcctccgccgccgcagccgacggCGGCGTACCACTACCACTACTACCACTACTGA